The genomic DNA TCTCGGGATTGTGCCAGAAAAGGTCGTCGGCGACGAAGACGGAATCTCCTGCAGTTGCGAAGTCTTCCACGACAGCGGCCAGTTTCCGCTCCCGGCAGGTTCGGCCATAGAATTGCCACACGGAGCAGAAGGTGCAGCGGTGGGGGCAGCCCCGGGCGGTCTCCACAAGCCACACAGGTTTGAAGAGGAGGCAGTGGTAGCCGCTGCGGTGACGCTCGACCAGATCCCGGGCGGGGAGCTGGATCAGGTCGAGGCTCGTCCGTTCGGCGAGAGGGCTGGTGGTTGTCCAGCCATCGCCTGTCTTGAGCCGGAGAGCCGGCACCTCCGTGAGGGGCGCTCCCCGGTCAAGCGCGGCGGCAAGGGCGGGCATCACCTCTTCCCCGTCATCGAGGCAGATGGCGTCGATCAGCTCATGCTCCAGGGGGGCAGAGTAGGCAGCTGCAGCATGCCCGCCGACGATGATGAACGCATCGGGAGCGGCGTGGCGGATTTCCTGGGCGGTGGCGATGATGCGGTCGTATTCGAGGGCGTGGAGGCAGGAGATGCCGACGACGCGGGGACGGGCGCGGCGGACCCAGGTGGAGGCGGAAGGGCGGAAACGGAGGTCGGCGATGGTGACGTCATGCCCGGCCTGGCGAAGGGCCGATCCGATGTATTCGAGGCCCAAGGGTTCCACTCTAAAGAAGGGTCCCAGACCGAACTTTTCGTTTCCCGGGTGGGGGCGAAGGAGGAGGATGTTCATCTATACTGTTCCTCTGGCAATGCGAGAGCAGGGGGGGCTACAGCTGCTGTACGAATATTGCTGGTGGTTATTCCTATTCGGCATATCGAACAGAAGAAATCAAATAGGCGCAATGCCATACGCTCCGCTCTGTCAAGTACTGATTCATTCGGGGCTTTGCCCCGTACCCCACGTACTTTCTTTGGCTTGGCTCCAAAGAAAGTACGCAAAGAAAGATCCGCCCCGGAACATTCCGTCCCTTCGGGATTCCCTCCTTCGTCAGCCGGGCGGGGGATTCTGCAAAGT from Geobacter sp. DSM 9736 includes the following:
- a CDS encoding radical SAM protein, whose protein sequence is MNILLLRPHPGNEKFGLGPFFRVEPLGLEYIGSALRQAGHDVTIADLRFRPSASTWVRRARPRVVGISCLHALEYDRIIATAQEIRHAAPDAFIIVGGHAAAAYSAPLEHELIDAICLDDGEEVMPALAAALDRGAPLTEVPALRLKTGDGWTTTSPLAERTSLDLIQLPARDLVERHRSGYHCLLFKPVWLVETARGCPHRCTFCSVWQFYGRTCRERKLAAVVEDFATAGDSVFVADDLFWHNPERSLELAAALKKRGVYKRWILVQTRTDLIRRSAEIMAAWRPLAKDFDIFLGLEAASDNGLEGITKDAGVGDSIEAVRIARDLHYGINGNFLVSHDWGEEEFRELWSFVEKHGLQRAGFTILTPLPGTEYYQEMAAQIPDQPWGNYDMHHLLWEPRLGAQRFFDLYAETWKRSILNTSGEKRLIDWFRQVKPSQIPYIAKVLWQTQRMMKPEAYMKEHLATRHHPQRATAVARQPSEIGARI